From one Humulus lupulus chromosome 8, drHumLupu1.1, whole genome shotgun sequence genomic stretch:
- the LOC133795662 gene encoding uncharacterized protein LOC133795662: MDKKWMSANRLSEEYKNGVDFFLRFCLENGGDPKFTCCPCLKCFNVTKLSFNKIKEHLFFNGIDRSYKIWYSHGEKPPNIPDPPSRISKVRRNRDEVNWDSLDEMIDDAHYGSTVDPNKFETLLSDAEKPIYPDCKRFTKLSTLLRNAELAKSLSWHANERVKDGKLRHPIDSIAWKRVDLKWPSFGDESQNLRLGLSTEGINLHNNLSRNDIDVYLAPLIDDLKTLWTEGVRVYDAYKQEEFSLRAALLWTINDFPAYGNLSGFSVKGYKACPICEEETCSQYLKHSRKVCYMGHRKFLKSNHILRTWKKAFNGEQEFGEAPRPLSGSQVLEKMSKIIFKMGKSKVSIVKKRKGRGKAKSEDGIKAREDLNALKIGNELAPKPGNGRTFLPPACYTLTKDEKREVYDCLFNIKVPGGYCSNIRSLVDMKTCTLTGMKSHDCRILMQHVLPIAIRSVLPKNVREIITRLCLFFKSLCSNEVDVYMLDKLQHEIAYILCKLEQFFPPAFFDIMIHLTVHLVREVQFCGSVYFRWMYPFERYMKILKGYVRNRSRPKGCIIECYIVEEAIEFCSEYMFGVQRIRLNEVINADIQSRRGSVVCTVTRDELNEAHRLVLQNTNEIQPYIEQHFNWIKTKFPSRSKNKKWLQDEHYRTFSSWLEQKVVNDLRNPSNNVSDIIKWIFRGPSLNVTKFSSYMVNCTKFTTMERDKNRNTQNSGVSLIATTFQVSTSKDRNPIECDMSFYGVIKEIWELDYIITQVPVFFCDWVKSDSGVKKEDLGFTLVNLNLLGHKTNRFIMATQATQVFYVDDPANKQWSVVLTTQSRNWNGNDGDLHDIPLVGQHVTYTLPENDDQIDGDSSCCRENGEGLWIDL, encoded by the exons atggataaaaaatgGATGTCAGCAAATAGGTTATCTGAGGAGTACAAGAACGGAGTTgattttttcttaaggttttgtttggAGAATGGGGGAGATCCAAAGTTTACTTGTTGTCCATGTCTAAAGTGTTTTAATGTAACAAAGTTGAGTTTCAATAAGATCAAAGAACACTTATTCTTTAATGGGATTGACAGAAGTTATAAGATATGGTATAGTCATGGGGAGAAACCCCCTAATATACCAGATCCCCCTAGTAGGATTAGTAAAGTTAGGAGGAATAGAGATGAAGTGAattgggattcattggatgaaatgattgatgatgcacattATGGATCAACAGTAGACCCAAACAAGTTCGAGACACTACTTAGTGACGCTGAGAAACCGATTTACCCTGATTGTAAAAGATTTACAAAGTTATCGACGCTTCTAAG AAATGCTGAACTTGCTAAGAGTTTGTCATGGCATGCAAATGAGAGAGTGAAGGATGGTAAATTACGACATCCAATTGATAGTAtagcttggaagagagttgatctgaagtggccttcttttggcgATGAATCTCAGaatcttcgtctaggtctttctACTGAAGGAATAAATCTGCATAATAACCTTAGTA GGAATGacattgacgtctatctagctcctcttattgATGACTTAAAAACTTTGTGGACTGAAGGGGTTAGGGTTTACGATGCATACAAGCAAGAAGAGTTTAGCCTTAGAGCGGCATTGTTGTGGACAATCAATGACTTTcccgcttatggaaatttatcagGTTTTAGTGTGAAAGGCTATAAAGCttgtcccatttgtgaagaagaaacaTGCTCTCAGTACTTGAAACACTCCCGTAAAGTTTGTTATATGGGACACAGGAAGTTCTTGAAGAGTAATCATATACTTCgaacttggaagaaggcatttaATGGCGAACAAGAGTTTGGGGAGGCTCCTCGACCTTTAAGTGGAAGCCAAGTACtcgagaagatgtctaaaatcatTTTCAAGATGGGGAAGTCTAAAGTAAGTATAGTTAAGAAGCGGAAGGGTCGTGGAAAGGCGAAG AGTGAGGATGGAATTAAGGCGAGAGAAGACTTGAATGCATTGAAAATAGGTAATGAATTAGCTCCAAAGCCAGGCAATGGTCGGACATTTTTGCCACCTGCTTGTTACACATTGACTAAAGATGAAAAAAGGGAAGTTTATGATTGTTTGTTCAATATAAAAGTCCCTGGCGGATATTGTTCAAATATAAGGTCGTTGGTAGACATGAAAACTTGTACTTtgactggcatgaaatctcatgattgtcgtATTCTAATGCAACATGTACTACCAATAGCTATTCGATCAGTTTTACCTAAAAACGTTCGAGAGATAATCACAAGGTTGTGTTTGTTTTTCAAGTCACTTTGTTCCAATGAGGTTGATGTGTATATGCTAGACAAGCTACAACATGAAATCGCTTATATTTTGTGTAAACTGGAGCAATTCTTCCCACCTgccttttttgatataatgattcatctCACTGTCCACTTAGTTAGAGAGGTACAATTTTGTGGTTCAGTTTACTtcagatggatgtatccatttgagagatatatgaagattcttaaagGATATGTAAGGAATAGAAGTCGGCCCAAAGGGTGCATCATTGAATGTTATATTGTTGAAGAGGCaattgaattttgttctgaatacatgtTTGGTGTACAAAGAATTAGGCTTAATGAAGTAATTAATGCTGACATTCAGAGTCGTCGAGGTAGTGTTGTATGCACAGTTACGCGAGATGAACTAAATGAAGCACATCGTCTTGTGTTACAGAATActaatgaaattcaaccttacaTTGA ACAACATTTCAACTGGATCAAGACAAAATTTCCATCTAGGTCTAAGAACaaaaaatggttacaagacgaacattatcgtaCTTTTAGTAGTTGGCTAGAGCAGAAG gtTGTGAATGATTTGAGAAACCCATCAAATAATGTGTCAGACATCATTAAGTGGATTTTTCGAGGTCCTTCTCTTAATGTCACTAAATTTTCATCATATATGGTGAACTGTACTAAGTTTACTACTATGGAGCGTGATAAAAATAGaaacacacaaaatagtggtgtaaGTCTTATTGCTACAACTTTCCAAGTATCTACATCGAAAGACCGAAATCCTATTGAATGTGATATGTCTTTTTATGGTGTAATTAAAGAAATATGGGAGTTAGACTATATCATAACTCAAGtgcctgttttcttttgtgattgggtgaagagtGATAGTGGAGTCAAAAAAGAAGATTTAGGTTTCACATTAGTAAATCTAAATCTATTAGGGCACAAAACTAATCGATTCATAATGGCTACCCAAGCCACACAAGTATTTTATGTGGATGATCCAGCAAATAAACAGTGGTCTGTCGTGCTCACAACACAATCAAGAAATTGGAATGGTAATGACGGTGATTTGCACGATATACCTCTTGTTGGACAACATGTCACATACACTTTACCTGAAAATGATGATCAAATTGATGGTGATAGTTCTTGTTGTCGTGAAAATGGAGAAGGTTTATGGATTGATTTATAA